The genomic region AGTGTAATACATGGCTAACACACAAGCCACACTGCTTTCTTGTAAGTATGCTTGATAAGCATCCGGCGGGGGACCTAGAAAAAAATTAAGCATTAAATAAACTGAAAATGGATTCACTcaccataaaaaacaaaaataaattgcaTGAAATAATGATTAAACAGTCCTACCACAGACAGGATGTTAACATAGTGCAAGAAGCATAATTATCCTACTACAGGGCACCAGCAAttcagatatgaaaaaaaaaatgtgcttccATTTACcaacctttatacacacacaaccactcatgCACGAACAACAGACACACGTAGAATTACAGTAAAATAAGCAAACACTTGCCTGAAtgttcaataatggtaatagcggaCTCTCTCTCATCAGGAGGGAGCTTGGCATTCAGTCTTCTTACGTCATCATCTACCATCAAGGACACTAATGCCGGCAAGAACTTTGTCACAATCTGGGGATCTAGTTTTGGCTCCCTGAATACCTGGAAATTTCAATACGAACATTATAATCACTCTTGTTGCAAACAGATAGGGAAAGCataaacgaaaatataaaaaagataataaataaacagtatTGGGTAAGAAATCCAATATAAGGGattcagcaaaaaaaaatatataaatgtaaaacacTGACCATTTTAACAAGAGGTTTTTCAGCttaaaatatgataaacaaaaacagattaCCCATgttagagagaatgaaaaggccATTCTAAGGATCACATCCTGGTTTACTTGCCTGACTTTCAATCATATCCCAGCTGTGAAGGCCTAGAGCTAACATTCTCAGCATTAGCACCAGGACTGCATTCTCCTGCAAAGGCAATGATAtataatggataaatagataaataaacaaaaataatggaaGTTACCAATCACCATTCAACTTAGTTTTTCTTATCAAAGATGTATAAAAAATATTCTATATTCAATTTATAGCTAATGCAATTGTGTAGAGACAGTCCTACATCAATGTTTTCTTATAAAAATGCAGAAATTACACCACACTGATTAGGAAAAATACTGAATAAAAGATGTACTCCATACCCTTGGCATTGCCTCATTGTTCATCAAGTGTTGCAACAACCGTATCACAGAGTTCGCTAAGAAGTTGATGGCATATGGGTCACACAGTATCATCGACAAATCACCGAGTACCTGTTCTTGTCCTCGTCTAATGCTGTCCAAGAAGCCTTGAAGTTCTCGAGacctaaataaagaaaaaagtaaatatgtgGTCCAAAACTTTCCTTCATATATAATACCTTTTGTAATATTAGAAGATTGTATGAAATTCATCACAATTATGAATACCATATTTTTCTACCACAAAGCTTCCTATGATAACTTATTCTTTGGAAAAGAATATTTAAGGGAAATGTCTGCTAACAGGCCAGTATGTTGTTATTTTGCtcataaaaagacaataaacagaGATTGAGAAATATTTTACAAACTGTACACAACAATTGTGCTTCTTTTGAGTAACAGTTTTTCTCATTATTCCCCAGGGGAGGTAATCATCCCCTGCCTAAAGTTTGGTATTTGCATTAAATTCTTGTAGGCTGTAGGGAGTAAATAACTCTAAAGTTTCCCATaaatttctcttgcttttttccaAATCTAAAATTCAGAAGACAACATAAATATGAATTTGTGTTTTACCTTTTGGCATCAACTTTGCCTTCCCTGATACACGCATCCAGACACCAGGTAAATTTGTGACAAggatcaacagcaataatatcaTGGACTTCCTTGTCATGCAGAGCCATCAGCAATTCTGCTCGCAGAGAGCAGTAATGAATAAACCGAGTTCGTAAGAACAATGTTCTTAAAAATTGAAGAACCATGTCATAGAGCTTCACATTCTTGCCAATCATGTGAACAAGCTTCTGTACCATCTCACCTTGTCGTCTAGCCTGAAAGAGGAACACAAATCATTCTTACATTCCTACTTGTCTATGAAACTATATATAGTCTCTTTCTTGTAGACATGAAGACATTATACAATTTAAATTCCAAATCAAATACCTTAGGTGAAGGACTGAAGAATAAGTTATTCAGGTTCTCTACATTAAATAATGTATCTTCTTTGCTGGTGATGTAGCCTGTCAGAAGTGGAGATACTTCATCACCAAACAAAGCCTGAGAATCTTTCCAGATCTGCCGCTTCACTTCCGTGTCACAAGCTTCGTATAATTCTTTGTCCCGCACCTATGTAATTTCAAAAGTTTCAGTGAAAACACAATATACTACTTAATAGTatttaaaataagaaataaaaaagaatctgGAAATTCAGGAAAACAATAAATAGGTGATATAAGTAGGACTACTAATCAATTCCTTGTTGACTAAGCTCTTGTCGAGCCATCTATGTCCACACAAAATTGATTAACTAAAAATACATTGGACATGGCCTGTACAAACATGCCATCCTCGTGTCAATGGAATAATGACTGATGCCCACCCTAAAGCCATTTATTCAAGAAgctgaaaaatgaaaaaacaaacacaaaatctaaGAGGAACATAATgcactctcataattaccaaaatCTTGAGGTATTTGTCTTCTACATGTGACATGTGCTTCAAAATGCACATGACGACTGGCCGCAGTGCTTTGATTTTGATGACTGGAAAACTTTTCGTAAGAAGTTCCTTCAGCTTgcgatctctctccctgccttccctcttcccaagCTCACTAATCTGTGCAATCAACTTATCTCGCAATTCCTGTGAAAGAATGGCCACAATGTACAAGAAACATTCATATCTTTACATCAATATACCACAAGAAATCATGAGAACACCCTCAAATcccttgttttcattattatcatcaatttaccATCTCTTCGATTAATACAATATTATACTTaaaatacactatatacacatttCAACTGAGACCAACTTACCTCCATGATAGAGTTGTGAAAGTCAAGTCTTTTAACTCCATGAAGATCCAACAGATGCAGCATGGGCCTGAGAGATGGTAGGAGGATCCCATTTTCCACCTAATCACAATATGCATATCAATAAAACAGaataacgaggaaaaaaaaatcaataaggaatataagaaacaaaatagcagtaaaaaaagaCATCAACAATAGAAACAaatcatcatagtaatagtagGGTGTAACAGTAAGAGtagcattattaacattagtagtagtagtagtagtagtagttattgtagtagttgtagtagtagttgtagtagctgtAGTGGTAGTAgctgtagtggtggtggtagtggtggtggtggtggtggtggtggtggtggtggtagtagtagtagtagtagtagtagtagtagtagtagtagtagtagtagtagtagtagtagtagtagtagtagtagtagtagtagtagtagtagtagtactagtagtagtactagtagtagtactagtagtagtactagtagtagtactagtagtagtactagtagtagtactagtagtagtactagtagtagtactagtagtagtactagtagtagtactagtagtagtactagtagtagtactagtagtagtactagtagtagtactagtagtagtactagtagtagtactagtagtagtactagtagtagtacaagtagtagtacaagtagtagtactagtagtagtactagtag from Penaeus vannamei isolate JL-2024 chromosome 26, ASM4276789v1, whole genome shotgun sequence harbors:
- the LOC138866730 gene encoding negative elongation factor B-like produces the protein MSGFGLEEIGIPGGVYLKESLTHCTDPLKAIEEFQVENGILLPSLRPMLHLLDLHGVKRLDFHNSIMEELRDKLIAQISELGKREGRERDRKLKELLTKSFPVIKIKALRPVVMCILKHMSHVEDKYLKILVRDKELYEACDTEVKRQIWKDSQALFGDEVSPLLTGYITSKEDTLFNVENLNNLFFSPSPKARRQGEMVQKLVHMIGKNVKLYDMVLQFLRTLFLRTRFIHYCSLRAELLMALHDKEVHDIIAVDPCHKFTWCLDACIREGKVDAKRSRELQGFLDSIRRGQEQVLGDLSMILCDPYAINFLANSVIRLLQHLMNNEAMPRENAVLVLMLRMLALGLHSWDMIESQVFREPKLDPQIVTKFLPALVSLMVDDDVRRLNAKLPPDERESAITIIEHSGPPPDAYQAYLQESSVACVLAMYYTLHTATRKDKTALMRVLGTLATCHQDRAFQDTFLHSLV